One genomic segment of Pseudomonadota bacterium includes these proteins:
- a CDS encoding IS4 family transposase encodes MKKTRQTPPSRGKLSVLRQICNLIPNHLVPKLARETGAQKQARTFTPWGLHSGALSAIRGAKAPCRNTFSHANKTRDPALAERLFWAVLEHLRTLSPRFAGGQRVRLAHRFRRTISVVDSTVLQLVANCLDWAKHRRRKAAAKCHLRLDLQSFLPVCAIVDVAREHDNVRAHQLCARLQAGEIVLFDKAYVDFEHLYALQERGVFWVTRAKDDLACRVVEKLPKSKDPRVRREDLIVLTVFYSRKAYPLRLRRVSARVEVDGREVERVFLTNHFGWSAGTVAELYRCRWQIEVFFKQIKQTLQLSDFLGNSANAVRWQVWTALLCYVLLRFLACVHGWHHSFTRLFTVLRSTLWERWELGSLLGFYGTAGGSFRCLGQPQQAWLLHES; translated from the coding sequence GTGAAAAAAACACGCCAAACTCCTCCAAGCCGCGGCAAGCTTTCCGTGCTGCGGCAGATCTGCAATCTTATTCCCAATCATCTCGTGCCGAAGCTGGCGCGCGAAACGGGGGCGCAAAAGCAAGCGCGCACCTTCACCCCCTGGGGGCTGCATTCCGGAGCGCTCTCGGCGATTCGGGGCGCCAAGGCGCCTTGCCGCAACACCTTTTCGCACGCCAATAAGACGCGCGATCCCGCCCTGGCCGAGCGGCTGTTTTGGGCCGTGCTCGAACATCTGCGCACGCTCTCGCCGCGTTTTGCCGGCGGCCAGCGCGTGCGCTTGGCACACCGCTTCCGCCGGACGATCAGCGTGGTCGATAGCACGGTGCTCCAGCTGGTGGCCAATTGCCTGGATTGGGCCAAGCATCGCCGGCGCAAGGCCGCGGCCAAATGTCATCTGCGGCTGGATCTGCAAAGTTTTCTGCCGGTGTGCGCGATCGTCGATGTGGCGCGCGAGCACGACAACGTGCGCGCTCACCAGCTCTGTGCGCGGCTGCAAGCGGGCGAGATTGTCCTCTTTGACAAGGCTTACGTGGACTTCGAGCATCTCTACGCGTTGCAGGAGCGCGGGGTTTTTTGGGTCACCCGCGCAAAGGACGATCTGGCCTGCCGGGTGGTTGAAAAGCTGCCCAAGAGCAAGGATCCGCGCGTGCGGCGCGAGGATCTCATCGTGCTCACGGTCTTCTACAGCCGCAAAGCTTACCCGCTGCGGCTGCGGCGCGTCAGCGCGCGGGTGGAGGTCGATGGCCGCGAAGTGGAGAGGGTCTTTTTAACCAATCACTTCGGCTGGAGCGCCGGCACCGTGGCGGAGCTTTACCGCTGCCGCTGGCAGATCGAGGTCTTCTTCAAGCAGATCAAGCAGACCCTCCAGCTGAGCGACTTCCTGGGCAACAGCGCCAACGCCGTGCGCTGGCAGGTGTGGACCGCGCTCTTGTGCTATGTGCTGCTGCGCTTTCTCGCCTGCGTGCATGGCTGGCACCATAGCTTTACGCGGCTTTTCACCGTGCTGCGCAGCACGCTTTGGGAGCGCTGGGAGCTTGGTTCTTTGCTCGGTTTCTATGGGACAGCCGGTGGCAGTTTTCGATGCCTGGGCCAGCCCCAACAAGCCTGGCTGCTGCACGAATCGTGA
- a CDS encoding sulfotransferase → MPPPLFILGHWRSGTTLLHNLLTRDTGQFAYANTYQAVNPRTFLSTEAVNTKLFGFLVPKTQPSHRRVEKAWKRWGEAATRQP, encoded by the coding sequence GTGCCGCCGCCGCTATTCATCCTGGGGCACTGGCGGAGCGGAACAACGCTTCTGCACAATCTGCTGACGCGGGACACCGGTCAGTTCGCGTACGCGAACACCTACCAGGCGGTGAATCCCCGTACTTTCCTCAGCACAGAAGCGGTGAACACGAAACTGTTTGGATTTCTTGTCCCGAAAACACAGCCATCCCATAGGCGGGTGGAAAAGGCTTGGAAGAGATGGGGTGAAGCTGCCACACGGCAGCCGTGA